In Acanthopagrus latus isolate v.2019 chromosome 17, fAcaLat1.1, whole genome shotgun sequence, the following are encoded in one genomic region:
- the pou3f2b gene encoding POU domain, class 3, transcription factor 2, translating into MSGGGGAESRCASASTWQSAWEPPVGRRGSVKCEVPLIRATSPAPRVMATAASNHYNILTSSASIVHSEPGSMQQATAYRDAQSLLQSDYPLQSNSHTLSHAHQWITALSHGEGAPWSTSPLGAEQDIKPAVQGARDEMHNSSSNLQHQSRPPHLVHQTHGNHHDARAWRTTTAAHIPSMATTNGQSLIYSQPGFSVNGLIPGSGQGMHHHNLRDSHEDHHSPHLSDHGHPPSQHQHQHRPHSHHDHSDEDTPTSDDLEQFAKQFKQRRIKLGFTQADVGLALGTLYGNVFSQTTICRFEALQLSFKNMCKLKPLLNKWLEEADSTSGSPTSLDKIAAQGRKRKKRTSIEVSVKGALESHFLKCPKPAASEIIGLADSLHLEKEVVRVWFCNRRQKEKRMTPPGALPGSEDVYGDTPPHHGVQTPVQ; encoded by the coding sequence GTTCCTTTAATAAGAGCGACCAGTCCGGCTCCGAGAGTCATGGCGACCGCAGCGTCTAACCACTACAACATCCTCACCTCCAGCGCATCCATCGTGCACTCGGAGCCCGGCAGCATGCAGCAAGCCACGGCGTACCGGGACGCGCAGAGCCTGTTGCAGAGCGACTACCCGCTGCAGAGCAACAGCCACACGCTCAGCCACGCACACCAGTGGATCACGGCGCTGTCCCACGGAGAGGGCGCCCCGTGGTCCACCAGCCCGCTCGGCGCGGAGCAGGACATCAAACCCGCGGTGCAGGGCGCCCGGGACGAGATGCACAACTCCAGCAGCAACCTGCAGCACCAGTCGCGGCCACCCCACCTGGTGCACCAGACGCACGGGAACCACCACGACGCCCGGGCGTGGAGAACCACCACCGCGGCGCACATACCGAGCATGGCGACGACGAACGGCCAAAGCCTTATTTACTCCCAGCCGGGCTTCAGCGTCAACGGGCTGATCCCGGGCAGCGGGCAGGGGATGCACCACCACAACCTAAGAGACAGTCATGAGGACCACCACAGCCCGCACCTCAGCGACCACGGCCACCCTCCGtcccagcaccagcaccagcaccgaCCGCACAGCCACCACGACCACTCGGACGAGGATACGCCGACCTCGGACGACCTGGAGCAGTTCGCCAAGCAGTTCAAACAGCGGAGGATCAAGCTGGGCTTCACGCAGGCGGACGTGGGACTCGCCCTGGGGACCCTGTACGGAAATGTGTTTTCCCAAACCACCATATGCAGGTTTGAGGCCCTGCAGCTCAGCTTCAAAAACATGTGCAAGCTGAAGCCTCTGTTGAACAAGTGGTTGGAGGAGGCGGACTCCACCTCGGGCAGCCCGACCAGCCTGGACAAAATCGCGGCGCaggggaggaaaaggaaaaaacggACTTCAATCGAGGTAAGCGTAAAGGGAGCTTTGGAGAGCCATTTTTTGAAGTGCCCTAAACCGGCAGCGTCGGAAATAATCGGCCTGGCGGACAGTCTGCACCTGGAGAAAGAAGTGGTGAGGGTTTGGTTTTGTAacaggagacagaaggagaaacgCATGACCCCTCCCGGAGCTCTGCCGGGGAGCGAGGATGTGTACGGGGACACGCCGCCGCACCACGGGGTCCAGACCCCGGTCCAATGA